One Paenibacillus sp. FSL W8-0186 genomic window carries:
- a CDS encoding SDR family oxidoreductase → MTLRRLNGQIAVVTGASRGIGRAIALRLAADGALVAVHYGTRRDAAEQTVSAIEAAGGSAFAVGAELDSKAGVSQLLQRLDEELLRRTGSTSFDILVNNAGIGTSPSFGETSEEDFDRLFAVNVKAPFFLVQQSLERLRDGGRIINISSGVTRIAYPHILAYNLTKGALNTFTLHLAKLLGHRGITVNAVMPGIVDTDVNASWLHTPEGRKSAEEMSVFGRVGEPADIADIVAFTASPDGRWITGQMLDATGGSHL, encoded by the coding sequence ATGACGTTGAGACGTTTGAATGGGCAAATCGCAGTCGTTACAGGAGCCAGCCGCGGAATCGGGAGAGCAATTGCACTGCGTCTGGCCGCGGATGGCGCGCTTGTAGCCGTACATTACGGTACACGGAGAGACGCGGCGGAGCAGACGGTCTCCGCGATTGAAGCTGCGGGAGGCTCAGCTTTTGCCGTCGGTGCGGAACTGGATTCAAAGGCCGGCGTCAGCCAGCTTCTTCAGCGGCTGGATGAGGAGCTTCTGCGCAGGACGGGCAGCACATCATTCGATATTTTGGTCAACAATGCCGGCATTGGCACCTCCCCTTCATTCGGAGAGACAAGCGAGGAGGATTTCGACAGGTTGTTTGCGGTGAACGTCAAAGCGCCGTTTTTCCTCGTCCAGCAATCGCTGGAACGCTTAAGGGACGGCGGTCGCATCATCAATATCTCATCCGGGGTAACGCGCATCGCCTATCCGCATATATTGGCTTACAACTTAACGAAAGGTGCGCTCAATACGTTCACCCTGCACTTGGCTAAGCTTCTGGGACATCGGGGGATCACCGTAAACGCAGTCATGCCTGGCATTGTCGATACGGACGTCAACGCGTCCTGGCTGCACACGCCTGAGGGCCGCAAGTCTGCCGAGGAGATGTCCGTGTTTGGGCGCGTCGGTGAGCCAGCGGATATCGCGGACATCGTCGCCTTCACGGCGTCGCCGGATGGAAGGTGGATAACGGGACAGATGCTCGACGCGACTGGAGG
- a CDS encoding MerR family transcriptional regulator, with the protein MFKIGAFAKLGGVTVKTLRHYDELGLLKPARVDAESGYRYYTADQLLTLRRITGFKEQGLTLEEMRPLLIGPASPMDAKRTLLEKRKELEQQIEEAQRQITEVDERLGRIARDVMAVKEGTFLLRKVEPILVASIRETLPRSQLCLLLDELKRYVGSHGEEPDGGLTMIWHGRAGCGEELSDIEVAISISKSIQSSGRVMIYQLPGIEEAASYIHQCNPYIDDCKAIEALRGWIASEGYRPVGQIPFREIYLTSDKDIYGQYRMAEAVVPVEQILI; encoded by the coding sequence ATGTTCAAAATTGGAGCGTTCGCGAAGCTGGGCGGCGTGACGGTGAAGACATTGCGCCATTATGACGAACTCGGCTTACTAAAACCTGCACGGGTGGATGCAGAATCGGGGTATCGTTATTATACAGCGGATCAGCTCTTGACCCTTCGCCGTATTACGGGGTTCAAGGAGCAGGGCCTGACCCTCGAGGAGATGCGGCCGCTATTAATCGGACCTGCCTCCCCGATGGATGCGAAGCGCACGCTGCTGGAGAAGCGGAAGGAGCTGGAGCAGCAAATCGAAGAAGCCCAAAGGCAAATCACGGAGGTTGATGAGCGGCTTGGGCGGATCGCACGGGATGTCATGGCGGTCAAGGAGGGGACGTTTCTGCTCCGAAAGGTGGAGCCGATTCTGGTTGCTTCCATCCGTGAAACCTTGCCGAGGAGCCAGCTGTGTCTGCTGCTCGATGAATTGAAGCGCTATGTTGGCTCACATGGCGAAGAGCCGGACGGCGGGTTGACGATGATCTGGCACGGCAGAGCCGGCTGTGGCGAAGAGCTGTCGGACATCGAGGTGGCCATTTCCATCTCGAAATCGATTCAGAGCAGCGGAAGAGTGATGATTTATCAACTGCCTGGCATAGAAGAAGCGGCATCTTATATCCATCAATGCAATCCGTATATAGACGATTGTAAGGCGATTGAAGCACTGCGGGGATGGATTGCTAGTGAGGGATATCGGCCGGTCGGGCAGATTCCGTTCAGGGAGATCTATCTGACGTCAGACAAAGATATTTATGGCCAGTATCGAATGGCAGAAGCTGTTGTACCGGTCGAGCAGATCTTGATCTAA
- a CDS encoding DUF4129 domain-containing protein, translated as MENGSNHYLIRTLKLCLSCLGELVVLMPLYLAAVILLSPRFLPLGWMVILPFISLFGAAIHNYVPVLWKKLGIAVLIGIVYAAIFIGTGAGGLASLIGLGAALFALQGMTAVSRVGEARLYWFGTALYFVAGIAYSRIALLRGELGLMTWLGAACLGIALFVTNYEYLRYTTLSNKSASPLPRGLRRHNTVFIVIILGLIVLLAAGVGRWIGHMLLEIIRHIVAWLTRSSGESEAPQPEELQEPPMMFIPEGVQKPGLLSQILDILFYVLGGAVVAAIVVFALHWLYKNAGGFWKRSIDRLLALLRRQDRAGESAGYRDEESSIFSWEEKRQKWGQWRGALARFGKRQERYEDMRSNQERVRFLYRRLLLTRLHEGSEWKPGLTPLEMARDLLLHDDNKKDQRAKPGQAAHKAAIEPLIKLYYRVRYGGQEPDDEEVADIRRKLSQK; from the coding sequence ATGGAAAATGGCAGTAACCATTACTTAATAAGAACATTGAAACTATGCTTGTCCTGCCTTGGCGAGTTAGTGGTGCTGATGCCGCTCTATCTTGCTGCAGTTATCCTGCTGAGCCCGCGTTTTTTACCCTTAGGCTGGATGGTAATCCTGCCGTTTATTTCTTTGTTCGGCGCAGCTATTCACAATTATGTGCCGGTCTTGTGGAAAAAGCTTGGGATCGCCGTCCTGATTGGCATTGTGTACGCCGCTATTTTCATAGGAACCGGAGCGGGGGGGCTGGCCTCCTTGATCGGTCTCGGCGCGGCGTTGTTTGCGCTGCAAGGGATGACGGCTGTCTCGCGGGTAGGGGAAGCCAGGCTGTACTGGTTTGGGACTGCGTTATATTTTGTCGCTGGAATTGCTTATTCAAGAATTGCTCTCCTGCGTGGAGAGCTTGGTCTGATGACCTGGCTGGGTGCGGCCTGCCTGGGGATCGCGCTGTTCGTGACAAATTACGAATACTTGCGTTATACAACGTTGTCTAATAAATCAGCGTCTCCGCTGCCGAGGGGCTTGCGCCGCCATAATACCGTTTTTATCGTCATTATTTTGGGGCTTATTGTTCTGTTAGCAGCGGGAGTCGGGCGTTGGATCGGCCATATGCTGCTGGAAATCATCAGACATATCGTCGCCTGGCTTACGCGTTCATCCGGAGAATCGGAGGCGCCGCAACCGGAAGAACTTCAGGAGCCGCCGATGATGTTTATTCCGGAGGGAGTACAAAAGCCGGGCCTGTTATCGCAGATTCTGGATATTCTCTTCTATGTCCTCGGCGGCGCTGTGGTTGCCGCTATAGTCGTATTTGCACTTCACTGGTTGTATAAAAACGCAGGGGGCTTCTGGAAGCGCAGTATTGACCGCCTGCTGGCCCTGCTGCGCCGGCAGGACCGGGCTGGCGAAAGCGCGGGCTATCGTGATGAGGAGAGCTCGATTTTCTCCTGGGAGGAGAAGCGCCAGAAATGGGGGCAATGGAGGGGGGCTCTTGCCCGGTTCGGCAAGCGCCAGGAGCGATATGAGGATATGCGCAGCAATCAAGAGAGAGTACGCTTTTTGTATCGGCGTTTACTCTTAACCAGACTCCATGAAGGCTCCGAATGGAAGCCTGGGCTTACTCCGTTGGAAATGGCCCGGGATCTGCTGCTCCATGATGATAATAAGAAGGACCAGAGAGCGAAGCCTGGGCAGGCTGCCCACAAAGCTGCTATAGAGCCGTTAATCAAGCTTTATTACCGGGTTAGATACGGGGGGCAGGAGCCTGATGATGAAGAGGTAGCTGATATAAGACGGAAGTTGAGTCAGAAGTAA
- a CDS encoding DUF58 domain-containing protein: MQLTWLMISACILIGVLSLVYQRGAMRGLTYTRYFTKDAVFEGETVEMVEVISNAKWLPLPWLRLESSIQTGLRFGDQANLDIYSGDIYQNHISLFYLRPYRRIKRHHQVMCARRGLFRLDSATLTTGDPLGLISRVQKFPLHLELLVYPQILALQELPLPNHSWIGELAVQRWIVEDPFLTSGIREYRPGDAMGSINWKATARTGSMQVHKRDYTADHRLIICLNLEDSDTMWRNINDPERIELGIRYAATVADQALRSGIETGFICNGHLIDGPRQSVRIGPSAAADQLELLLTTLARLVLERTVSMPTLLEEVLSEEPVDTDYLLITCHQGEKLSKAADQLLRRGNGMEWMIIPEI; encoded by the coding sequence ATGCAACTAACCTGGTTGATGATTAGCGCCTGCATTCTGATCGGAGTGCTGTCGCTCGTGTATCAGCGAGGGGCGATGAGAGGGCTGACTTATACCCGTTACTTCACAAAGGATGCGGTCTTCGAGGGGGAGACGGTCGAAATGGTGGAGGTGATCTCCAATGCAAAATGGCTGCCGCTCCCCTGGCTGCGCTTGGAGTCGAGCATCCAGACCGGGCTCCGGTTCGGTGACCAGGCTAACCTGGATATATACTCCGGTGATATTTATCAGAATCATATCAGTCTGTTCTATCTTCGTCCTTATCGCCGGATTAAGAGACATCATCAGGTGATGTGCGCGCGGCGCGGCCTCTTCCGCCTCGATTCGGCTACGCTGACGACAGGCGATCCGCTAGGGCTGATCTCCAGGGTGCAGAAATTTCCACTTCATCTGGAGCTGCTGGTATATCCGCAGATCTTGGCTTTGCAGGAACTGCCGCTGCCGAATCATAGCTGGATTGGAGAGCTGGCGGTGCAGCGCTGGATTGTGGAGGATCCGTTCTTGACCTCGGGGATCCGCGAATACCGCCCCGGAGATGCCATGGGATCGATCAACTGGAAGGCCACCGCTCGCACGGGATCTATGCAGGTTCATAAGCGCGACTATACGGCCGATCATCGGTTAATCATCTGTCTCAATCTGGAGGACAGCGATACGATGTGGCGCAATATTAATGATCCGGAGCGGATTGAGCTAGGGATCAGGTATGCGGCTACCGTCGCTGATCAGGCGCTGCGCAGCGGGATTGAGACGGGCTTCATCTGCAATGGACATCTGATCGATGGACCAAGACAATCTGTCCGCATCGGCCCCTCCGCCGCTGCGGACCAGTTGGAGCTCTTGCTGACGACATTGGCCAGACTGGTTCTCGAGCGAACGGTTTCCATGCCGACCTTGCTCGAAGAGGTGCTGAGTGAGGAGCCTGTAGATACGGATTATTTACTTATAACCTGCCATCAGGGGGAGAAGCTGAGCAAGGCAGCCGATCAGCTGCTGCGGCGGGGGAACGGAATGGAATGGATGATTATTCCCGAAATCTAA
- a CDS encoding MoxR family ATPase, which translates to MNLQEAVSISKRIRANISQVIVGKEEVIELLLASLFGNGHVLLEDVPGTGKTLMAKALARSLDGQFKRIQFTPDLLPSDLSGINFYNQKTSEFEFRPGPVFTQVLLADEINRATPRTQSSLLECMEERQVTIDGVTHELARPFFVMATQNPIDNQGTFPLPEAQLDRFLMRIEVGYPSLEEGVDILQRFQVQSPLQELGPVAAGVEVAAAQQFVAGISVSRDLLEYIVRLTEATRRHPDVRLGASPRASSALLRASQGIALLQGRDYVTPDDIKRVAEPVLAHRLLVRRGLRPDDQEGDAVVRQVLSEVEVPAEDVRAGRGK; encoded by the coding sequence ATGAATTTGCAGGAAGCAGTATCGATATCGAAGCGGATTCGCGCTAATATCAGCCAAGTGATTGTGGGGAAGGAAGAAGTAATTGAACTGCTGCTGGCTTCCCTGTTTGGCAACGGACATGTGCTGCTGGAGGATGTGCCTGGGACGGGCAAAACGCTCATGGCCAAGGCTCTGGCCCGTTCACTGGACGGACAGTTTAAGAGAATCCAATTTACCCCTGATTTATTGCCCTCTGATCTGAGCGGAATCAATTTTTATAATCAGAAGACAAGTGAGTTCGAGTTCAGACCAGGCCCTGTGTTCACTCAGGTATTGCTGGCCGATGAGATTAACCGGGCCACGCCGCGGACCCAGTCCAGTCTATTGGAGTGCATGGAGGAACGGCAGGTAACAATAGACGGCGTAACCCATGAGCTGGCTAGACCGTTCTTCGTTATGGCGACTCAGAATCCGATCGATAACCAGGGAACGTTCCCGCTCCCCGAAGCTCAGCTTGACCGCTTCCTAATGCGTATTGAGGTTGGTTATCCTTCGCTTGAGGAGGGCGTAGACATTCTGCAGCGGTTCCAGGTACAAAGCCCGCTGCAGGAGTTAGGCCCTGTAGCTGCTGGTGTGGAAGTTGCTGCTGCGCAGCAGTTTGTGGCCGGAATCAGCGTGTCCAGGGATTTGCTGGAGTACATAGTTCGTCTTACCGAGGCAACCCGGAGACATCCTGATGTGAGGCTGGGCGCTAGTCCACGGGCGAGCAGTGCTTTGTTGCGTGCCTCGCAGGGAATCGCCCTCCTCCAAGGGCGCGATTATGTAACGCCGGATGATATCAAGCGGGTTGCCGAGCCCGTACTGGCTCATCGTCTGCTGGTGCGCCGTGGACTCCGTCCTGATGATCAGGAAGGAGATGCTGTAGTGCGTCAAGTGCTCAGCGAAGTGGAGGTTCCTGCGGAGGATGTACGGGCGGGAAGAGGGAAGTAG
- a CDS encoding glycosyl hydrolase 115 family protein, producing MEFTISQEILKNVTASNSSASMSGALFYREEEAFSGVNKIARKVMHDVELVFGYAPQAAADRSQLGKNAILYGTVGHSPMLLELEKKQLIDLSEIRGKREVFLFQVIDRPFEGVEKALVIAGSDKRGTIYGLFHLSERLGVSPLVDWANVKPQRKASFNLAADLKYISKEPSVRFRGFFINDEWPAFGNWTMKNFGGFNGEMYEHVFELLLRLKGNYLWPAMWSARFYNDGPGLANAELADEYGVVMGASHHEPCLRYGEEYKYLRGKDSIYGDAWNFITNREGITKFWEDGLKRSGKYESVITVGMRGEADTAIMGKEATLADNIQLLREVLQTQNRLIQEQVHPNLSEVPRMLALYKEVEPFFYGDQTTPGLINSEELADVILMLCDDNHGNLRTLPTEEMRSHRGGYGMYYHFDYHGGPISYEWINSSYLPKIWEQMTMAYDFGIRDLWIVNVGDIATQEFPLSYFLDLAYDFETWGTQAINKTDLYTKQWIQRQFASVFHEDEMEKVFELLTGYTRIAHKRRPEHMNSNVYDPVNYKETDHLLNQIDHLLNLANELVGTVDEADLPVYYALVYYPAVGNLNLQKMWLLTGKNHYKAKLGEMEANKLAEQIRECMNRDRELVNQFHTIDHGRWYGMGLSEHIGFTQWNEDEAQNPILMHVLPANKPRLLVTVDGTTQRSEGSSWHINQLVMNDFLQPDVEEASFTISSISDLPAEYKITCNHPWLTCSSMGGSLNGKEKTMEVIHVKMDRSAIKGETEGHIVIEMPIGTCTIMVNVSNHDFSELPNMTFIETNGYISIEAEHYALNKEAVKENGEASRFEVIHGYGKTLSAVKAFPTTEYFTAGEDAPYLEYYFWVQEGGAYEVELYMQPSNPVTNEGTLLCGIQVNEEEINVVNTLPEGYRVDDGNWAAGVLDHIRRHSTGIRCREGLNTLRIFAVSPGFVLEKLVIYPVGKKPADSYLGPAETYYVGREGKL from the coding sequence ATGGAATTCACGATTTCTCAAGAGATTCTAAAAAATGTAACCGCTTCAAACAGCAGCGCATCCATGTCAGGTGCATTATTTTACCGGGAAGAAGAAGCTTTCAGCGGTGTGAATAAGATTGCCCGTAAGGTGATGCACGATGTGGAGCTGGTATTTGGTTATGCACCGCAAGCCGCTGCAGACAGAAGTCAGCTGGGGAAGAATGCTATTCTGTATGGAACCGTGGGTCACAGTCCCATGCTGCTTGAGCTAGAAAAGAAACAGCTGATTGATTTGTCAGAAATCCGGGGAAAGAGGGAAGTGTTTTTATTCCAGGTCATTGATCGCCCCTTTGAAGGTGTTGAAAAAGCCCTGGTCATCGCAGGCAGCGATAAACGCGGTACGATCTACGGTCTGTTTCATCTGTCGGAGCGGCTTGGGGTTTCTCCGTTGGTGGACTGGGCAAATGTGAAGCCGCAGCGCAAAGCATCCTTCAATTTAGCTGCGGATTTGAAATATATCTCTAAGGAGCCCTCTGTTCGTTTTCGCGGCTTTTTTATCAATGATGAATGGCCGGCGTTTGGCAATTGGACTATGAAAAACTTCGGCGGGTTTAATGGGGAAATGTATGAGCATGTGTTTGAGCTGCTGCTGAGACTGAAGGGGAATTATCTCTGGCCTGCGATGTGGTCAGCTCGTTTCTATAATGACGGCCCTGGCCTAGCCAATGCGGAATTGGCAGATGAATATGGCGTTGTCATGGGGGCATCCCATCATGAGCCTTGCTTGCGTTATGGAGAGGAATATAAGTATCTTCGTGGAAAGGACTCGATTTATGGGGATGCGTGGAATTTCATCACAAACCGGGAAGGGATTACAAAGTTCTGGGAAGACGGCCTGAAGCGGAGCGGCAAATATGAGAGCGTGATTACGGTCGGGATGCGGGGCGAGGCGGATACGGCCATCATGGGTAAAGAAGCTACACTTGCGGACAATATCCAGCTGCTGCGAGAGGTATTACAGACCCAGAACCGGCTGATTCAGGAACAGGTCCATCCCAACCTTTCCGAGGTACCAAGAATGCTGGCTTTATATAAAGAAGTGGAGCCGTTCTTTTATGGCGATCAAACAACGCCAGGATTGATCAACTCCGAGGAGCTCGCGGACGTCATTCTGATGCTTTGCGACGATAATCACGGCAATCTAAGGACCTTGCCAACGGAAGAAATGCGCAGCCACAGGGGCGGTTATGGGATGTATTATCATTTTGATTACCATGGCGGGCCGATCTCTTATGAATGGATTAACAGCTCTTATCTCCCAAAAATATGGGAGCAAATGACGATGGCGTATGACTTTGGGATCCGCGATCTTTGGATCGTCAATGTGGGCGATATTGCTACGCAGGAATTCCCGCTATCCTATTTTCTGGATCTGGCTTATGACTTTGAAACGTGGGGAACCCAGGCCATTAACAAGACGGACCTCTATACGAAGCAATGGATTCAAAGGCAGTTTGCCAGCGTGTTCCATGAGGACGAAATGGAGAAGGTCTTCGAGCTGCTGACAGGCTATACCCGGATTGCCCATAAGCGCAGACCCGAACATATGAATTCAAATGTCTATGACCCGGTAAATTACAAAGAAACGGACCATTTGTTAAATCAAATCGATCACCTGTTGAATCTGGCGAATGAACTGGTTGGGACGGTGGATGAGGCGGATTTGCCGGTTTATTATGCGCTAGTTTATTATCCGGCTGTCGGGAATCTCAATTTGCAAAAAATGTGGCTGCTCACAGGTAAAAATCATTACAAAGCGAAACTCGGGGAAATGGAAGCCAACAAGCTTGCGGAGCAGATTCGAGAATGTATGAATAGAGATCGGGAGCTTGTGAACCAATTCCATACGATAGATCATGGCAGATGGTACGGCATGGGGCTATCCGAGCATATCGGCTTTACGCAATGGAATGAAGACGAAGCTCAAAATCCGATTCTCATGCATGTTTTGCCGGCGAATAAACCTAGATTATTGGTCACTGTAGATGGAACAACTCAGCGCAGTGAAGGAAGCTCGTGGCATATCAACCAATTAGTTATGAATGACTTTTTGCAGCCGGATGTGGAGGAAGCTTCTTTTACGATTTCCAGTATTAGTGATCTCCCTGCGGAGTATAAGATTACCTGCAATCATCCGTGGCTGACATGTTCAAGCATGGGCGGAAGCCTAAATGGAAAAGAGAAAACTATGGAAGTCATTCATGTGAAAATGGACCGCAGCGCGATAAAGGGTGAGACCGAAGGCCATATTGTTATTGAAATGCCAATAGGGACCTGTACAATAATGGTAAACGTGTCTAACCATGATTTTAGTGAGCTGCCTAACATGACCTTCATAGAAACGAACGGGTACATTTCCATAGAAGCTGAACATTATGCTCTAAACAAGGAAGCCGTAAAGGAGAATGGGGAAGCTAGCAGATTTGAAGTGATTCACGGGTATGGCAAGACCTTATCCGCGGTGAAGGCCTTTCCGACCACAGAATACTTTACGGCCGGTGAAGACGCCCCTTATCTGGAATATTATTTCTGGGTACAGGAAGGCGGAGCGTATGAGGTAGAGCTCTATATGCAGCCGTCTAATCCAGTGACAAATGAAGGGACGTTATTGTGCGGGATCCAGGTCAATGAGGAAGAGATCAACGTAGTCAATACACTTCCTGAGGGTTATCGGGTGGATGACGGGAATTGGGCTGCGGGCGTGCTTGACCACATTCGCAGGCACAGCACGGGAATCCGCTGCCGGGAAGGATTAAACACATTAAGGATTTTTGCCGTAAGTCCAGGGTTTGTATTGGAGAAACTGGTCATTTATCCAGTAGGCAAGAAACCTGCAGACAGCTATCTGGGACCTGCAGAAACCTACTATGTGGGTAGAGAAGGCAAGCTGTAG